The Elusimicrobia bacterium HGW-Elusimicrobia-1 genome contains the following window.
ATAGTGATTAGTAAAAGCGTCTGTTCGGTCACAGTTGGACAGCAGAAACGGACTAACCACTATTCACTACCCACTAATCGCTTTCTTTATTTTAAGGATGCCTCCGCTATGAATCATAATCAGTCGTCCCCGCAGGAACAGTCCGTCGAAAATCCGCTTGAAAAATACACAAGAGACCTGACTGACCTTGCGCGCAAGGAAAAACTCGACCCTGTAATAGGCCGCGATTCCGAGATACGGCGCGTGATGCAGGTTCTTTCCCGCCGCACGAAAAATAATCCCGTTCTCATCGGCGAACCCGGAGTCGGTAAAACCGCCATAGCCGAGGGGCTGGCGCGGCGCATCGCTTCGGGCGACATTCCCGAGTCGCTTAAAAATCGTCGCGTGCTGTCTCTGGATATGGGCGCGCTCATAGCCGGCGCCAAATACAGAGGCGAGTTCGAGGAGAGATTGAAAGCGGTTCTCAAAGCCGTGACTTCTTCCAACGGGGAGATAATACTTTTCATCGACGAGATGCACACACTCGTGGGCGCGGGCGCGGCGGAAGGCGCCGTGGACGCGGCAAACATAATGAAGCCGATGCTTGCGCGCGGCGAGCTTAAATGTATAGGCGCGACCACTCTTGACGAATACCGCAAACACATAGAAAAGGACGCGGCTTTGGAGCGCAGGTTTCAGCCCGTCGTAGTCGGGCAGCCCACCGTCGAGGATACAATAGCGATTTTGAGGGGGCTTAAAGAACGCTACGAAATACACCACGGCGTAAAAATAAAGGATTCGGCGCTCGTGGCCGCTTCCGCGCTGTCCAACCGTTACATTTCCGACAGATTCCTGCCCGACAAGGCCATCGACCTGGTGGACGAGGCCGCCTCGCGCCTGAGAATAGAAATTGATTCAATGCCGCTGGAGCTCGACGAACTCGAAAGAAAAATCCGCCAACTGGAAATAGAGCGGCAGGGGCTTATTAAGGAAAAATCCAAAACCGCCGATGTCGACGCCAAAATATCGCTACTGCGCAAGGAGCGCGACCGTCTGTCGGAGCACTGGCGCAAGGAAAAAGAAATAATCACCCGTCTTCGCTCGCTTAAAGAAGAAACCGAGCGGCTCAAAATCGAGGAACATCAAGCGGAACGCGCCGGCGATTTGGGCAAGGTCGCGGAACTGCGCTATGGAAAATCGCGCGACATCGGACAGCGTCTCGCCGAGGAAAACAATAAACTCGCCGCGCTTCAGGAAAAACTTAAGATGCTTAAAGAGGAAGTGGATGAAGAGGATATAGCCGAAGTCGTCGCCAAGTGGACGGGTATTCCGGTATCCAAAATGCTGGAAACCGAATCGCAGAAGCTTTTGCGTATGGAAGAGTTTCTTAAGCGCCGCGTCGTCGGTCAGGACGAAGGCGTTGCCGCCGTTGCGGCGTCGGTGCGCCGCTCGCGTTCCGGGCTTTCCGACCCGAATCGTCCGATAGGGTCGTTTATTTTTCTGGGACCGACGGGTGTGGGTAAGACAGAATTGGCAAAATCGCTGGCGGAATTCCTGTTCAACGACGAGCGAAGCATAGTGCGGCTCGATATGTCGGAGTACATGGAAAAACATTCCGTATCGCGGTTGATGGGCGCTCCCCCGGGCTATGTGGGTTACGAAGAAGGCGGCCAGCTCACGGAGGCGGTTCGCCGTCGGCCGTATTCGGTGGTATTGTTCGATGAGATAGAAAAAGCCCATCCCGATGTTTTCAATTCGCTTTTGCAGATTCTCGACGACGGACGTCTTACCGACGGGCAGGGACGCACCGTGGATTTCAAGAACACCGTCATAATTATGACGTCCAACCTCGGCGCCGAAATTTATCAGAAGACCGAGACGCCTCTTCTGGAAATAATGGAAAAAGGTTTGAAGGACGAGTTAATGACGGCGCTCAGGGCGTTTTTCCGTCCGGAATTTTTGAATAGAATCGACGAGGTCGTGGTTTTCCGCAATCTGGCCAGAGAAAGCATAAAGCAAATTGTGGATATTCAGATAGCGCAGGTCAACGCGCGGCTCTCGGAGAAAAAAATCGTCGTTTCGCTTGACGACAAATCAAAAGAATATCTGGCCGCCGCCGGATTCGATCCGCATTTCGGGGCGCGTCCGCTTAAAAGAGCGATACAGCGGGAGATTGTCGATGTGTTGAGCGGCAAGCTTTTGGCAGGCGGGATAAAAGAAGGCGCGCGAGTATCCGTTACCGCGATTCCGAAAGGCGGCGGACTTAAGTTTAATGTGCCTTGAAACCGTCGGAAGAAGTTGACCCCGCAGGGACAGGATTGAGTGTCCGTCATTGAGCGGGATTTCGCTAAGCTCAACGAGCCCTCCCCTGCGCGAGGATATTGTCTGTCATCAAGCGGAGGGCAAAACCTTTCATACGATAGGTTGCCGACGGAGGGAGTGGTTAGAATTAGGCGCCTTTTAACTCGGAGAAGTCGGCTATCAGGCGATAGTGTTCGACTATGCGGGACAGCAGAGCCAGTCGGTTGCCTCTGAGATTGGCCTCAGGCGCCATTACCATCACTTTATTAAAAAAGTTTTCCAGCGGAACGGCGAGTTTTGTAAGCAGTGTCAAAGCTTCGGGGTAATTTCTGGATTTTCGCAGTATCTCAAAATCGTTTAACAGCGATTCGACCGCGCCGGAAAGTTCTTTCTCCTCATCCTGAGCGAAGAGAGTTTCGTCTACGGCAAGAGTTTTTACGTCGGTTCCGGCCTTTTGCGCCTGTCTTATTATGTTGCCGGCCCGCTTCAGCGATACGGTTATCTGTTCAAAGGCCTTGTCGTTCTTTGCCGCGCCCAGCGCCTCCGCGCGGGCGGCCGCGTCGGGCACGTCGTCGAATCCGGCGGCTAAGGCAGCGCGTATTTCGTCAATCCCCCTCCCGCTTTCCTGAAAAATCGTTTCCAGCCGCAGTCGTATAAAATCCTTTATTTTCGCAAGTGTGCCGTCGATATCGGAGGATATTGTTTTTTTTGTCCGCTCATCGGAGCTGTCCACCAGGCCGCGCAGCGCCTCGGCAAAAATTAAATTAAGCGGCAGAGATATATTTTTTTCAAGAAGAATTTTAAGCAGACCGGCTGCCGCGCGCCGGAGACCGTAGGGATCTTCCGAACCGGTGGGTATTATGCCTATGGCGAAATCGGCGGCGATGGTGTCTGCCCTGTCGGCTATGGCGACAATTGATGCTTCCGCTCCGGAAGGAACCGTTCCGTCGCTGTCGGCGGCGGACGGGCGGTAGTGTTCCCGTATTATTGAAACCACAGTATCGTTTTCGCCGGCGTTTTTGGCGTAAATCGCGCCGGCTATTCCGCAGAGTTCGGGGTATTCAAATATAATTTCGCTCGTCAAATCCGCCTTTGCGAGTTCGGCGCCTCTTGCGGCGTTCTTTTTGGCGTCTTCTTTGAGTCCCGCGGCATCGGCGAATGAAACGGCGAGTTTCCGGACGCGCGCGGTTTTATCGGCCATACTGCCGAGGCGTTCGCGGAATGTGACACCGGAAAGTTTGGCCGCCATTGCGTCAGGGCTTAGTTTTAGATCGTTCTTATAAAAAAAGAGGGCGTCTTCAAGACGCGCGGTAAGCACTTTTTCATAGCCGGCCACTATTCTTTCCACGCCGGACGATATCCCGTTTTTAACCGCGACAAAGTTTTCGCTCAACGCGCCTTCTTTGGTCCTGAGCGCGAAGAATTTTTGCTTTTTCTTCATGCAGGTTATAAGTATTTCTTCCGGCAGGGCAAGATATTTCTTGTCGAATCGTCCCGCGAGCGCCGTGGGATATTCTACAAGCGAATTGACTTCGCTCACCAAATCTTCGTCGAAAAGCACGCGGGCCTTTACCGACATGGCGGCGGCTTCCAGCGCCCGTCTTAGCAGTTTTTCGCGTTCCCTATGGTCGGCCAGCACACAGGTATTTTTGAGCGCCTGTAAATATTTGGCGGTTCCCGAAACCGTTAATTTCTTTCCGAATCCCGGCCCCGGGCCGAATGTTTTGGCGGAAGATTGGACTCCGCCCGCCGAAAATTTTACGATTTTCGAGCCGTACAGCGCGAGTATATTTCGTATGGGTCTGGCAAAACGGAATTTTGTCTCGTTCCATACCATTGATTTCGGGAATTTTATCGTCGAGATGATTCCCTGAAGGCCGTCGGAGAGTATTTTTTCGGTTTTGTCGCCGGGGATTTTTATCTCAGCGGCGAAGTATTCTCCTTTGGCGAGTTTTTTAACGGATAATTTTTCGGGCGGCAGGCCGAGTTTGCGCGCAAATCCGATGGCCGGCGGCTTGAACGAACCGTCTTCCGCGCGTCCCGCGGCGACGGCCGGCCCCGTGTATTCTTCGATTTTATCGTCGGCTTTCGGCGCGACTCCGCAAACCGTTACCGCGAGGCGGCGGGGAGTGTGATAATAGGCAACCTCGCCGTGCGGCACGTTTTTTTCGTCGAGCAGAGCGACGATTTTGGCGGCGAATTCCGCGGCGGCGGGTTCAATGTAGGATGCGGGTAATTCTTCGCAGCCGATTTCGATTATTATGTCGGCGGGTTGCGCCGCGACTTTTTTTACGGGTGCCATAGGTTTTGGATTATAACATTTTTTCGGTTTGTTTTCCATCATAATGTTGTTGACCCAAAATTATTAACTTGAGCCAATTGAAAAACCCCGTTATTTGTCATTCTGAGACCTTCGGCGAGCGTCATTCTGAGTCCTTCGGCGGTTGTCATTCTGAGCGTAGCGAAGAATCTCATAATGCCTCAGGATAAACTCCGCGAAGAATCTCGTCTTCCGACGACCACCCTTCGGGTGGAGGCCATTCACGGATCCTGCCCTGAGCCAAAGCGAGACCCTTCCCCCGCATCAAGCGCGGGGTCAGGGTGACAAAAGTGAAGGGTTCGCTGGCGACATTTTGGACACTTTTTCAATTGACTCAATCTGCAACTTTTTTCTTGGCCGTTAAGTATGCCGGCGTCGAAAAATAAAATCTTTTGGGGAGGCACTTGACAAGTCCAATAAAAAAATATATACTCTACCGAAACGATAGAGATAGTATACAATAGAAATCTACGCCCGATAAACCAAAAAAATATAATTTGCGCGGCGACAATTCGGTATAAAAAAATGAAACTGACATACAAAGGCGATTACGCTTTAAAAATTATTCTTGATCTTGCCCAGCATTACGACAAAGGCCTGTCGCGCGTAAAAGATATTTCAGAAAGGCAGGATATACCCAAAAAATATCTTGAACAAATCATCATCATTCTAAAAGGCGCGGGATACGTCAGAAGCCGCCGCGGCCCCGACGGAGGAATATCTCTGGCGAAGCCGCCGGAAAAAATCATGCTCGGCGAAATCATCCGTTTGACCGACGGCGCTACGTCTCCCATCACCTGTATAAGCAAAACGGAACCGTCGAAATGCAGGGATTTCGGCCGATGCTCGTTCGTGGATATGTGGCGCGACATTCGGGATTACACAAACAGCATAGTAGACAACACAACATTTGCGGATATGGTCGAAAAATCCAAAAAAATATCCGTAAAGCATCCCGATTACAACATCTGATTTTTTAAGAGCATTGTATATAGTTCAGGTAGACAATATAATTATGCCGTAAAAACGGCGATTACAGGAGGCAGCAAAATGTCGAACGAAAAAAAACAATTGAGTCCCGAAACTATACTATTGCACGGAGCGCAAACGCCGGATTCCGCCACCGGAGCCCGCGCGGTGCCTATTTATCAAACCACATCTTATCAGTTCCGCGATTCCGAGCACGCGGCCAATCTGTTCGCGCTTAAAGAGTTCGGCAATATCTATACGCGCATAATGAATCCCACCACCGATGTGTTTGAAAAGCGTATGGCTCTCTTGGACGGCGGCGTCGGCGCGTTGGCGGTTGCGTCGGGGCAGTCGGCCATAACGTTGGCAATTTTGAATCTTGCCCGCGCCGGCGACGAGATAGTGTCCGCCGACAACCTCTACGGCGGAACGTACACTCTTTTTCATTACACGCTGCCGCGTCTGGGCATTACGGTGAAATTCGTGAAGTCGAACGATCTTGCCGCGCTGCGGTCGGCCATAACCCCAAAAACGAAAGCGGTTTACGCCGAGTCGGTAGGAAATCCCAAACTCGACGTCGCCGACCTCGACGGTATTTCGCGCATTGCGCGCGAAGCGCGTCTTCCTTTTATACTGGACAATACCGTATCGCCGTATCTGTTGCGGCCTTTTGACTACGGGGTCGATATCGCGGTTTACTCCGCCACCAAGTTTATAGGCGGCCACGGGACTTCGATAGGCGGAGTTATCGTCGACGCGGGTAAGTTCGACTGGACTATAAAAGAAGACGGGAAATCCAAGTTTCCCACGATAGCCGACCCTGAGCCGAGCTATCACGGCATAAACTTCGTCGAGGCGCTCAAGCCGATGGGCAACATCGCTTACATTATCAAGGCGCGCGTGACTTTGCTGCGCGACCTCGGGCCTGCGCTCTCTCCGTTCAATTCATTTTTATTTTTGCAGGGACTTGAAACGCTTCATTTAAGAATGGTTCGCCATTCCGAGAATGCCGTCAAGGTTGCGGAGTATCTGCAAAAACATCCCAAGGTTGTCTGGGTAAATTACCCCGGCCTTAAAACAAGCCCGGAATACGAGCGCGTCAAAAAATATCTTCCGCGCGGAGCCGGCTCGATAGTGGGTTTCGGCATAAAGGGAGGGCTTGCCGCCGGACGCAGGTTCATTGATTCGCTGCAACTTGTATCACATTTGGCTAATATCGGCGACGCCAAAACGCTTGCCATTCACCCGGCGACTACGACACATCAGCAGTTGTCGGAAGATGAGCAGCGCGCTACCGGAGTAACGCCCGACTTTGTGCGGCTTTCCGTGGGACTGGAAAATACCGACGACATAATAGCCGATATAGAGCAGGCGCTGGGACAATAGGTGGTAGTAGGGGCGAAAGATTTTTCGCCCCTGCCGGTGAAAAATGTTCTGTTTGTAGGGGCGAAAGATTTTTCGCCCCTACAGGTAATTTTTATCATCCTCAACCCTGTCGTTAAATGGAGCTAATTATGTTAAGAATATATGATGATATAACGAAAACCGTAGGCAACACACCATTGGTAAGAATCAATCGCATCGCATCGGGCGCCGCAGCGACGGTTCTTGCCAAACTCGAATCTTTCAATCCGTTGTCGAGCGTAAAAGACCGCATCGGAGTTTCGATGATAGACGACGCCGAACAAAGAGGAATTCTCAAAGAGGGCGCGGTCATAGTCGAGCCGACGAGCGGCAATACGGGCATAGCCCTGGCCTTCGTTGCGGCGGCAAGAGGGTATCGCCTGATACTTACCATGCCGGACACAATGAGCGTCGAACGTCGGCAGCTTCTTAAAATATTCGGCGCGGAACTTGTCCTGACCGAAGGTACCAAGGGTATGCGCGGAGCGGTTGAAAAAGCCGAGGAAATAGCGCGTTCGATTCCCGGGAGTTTTTTGCCGCAGCAGTTTAATAACAAGTCCAATCCCGCGATACACCGCGCGACGACGGCGGAAGAAATTTGGCGCGATACCGGCGGAGCCGTTGACATTTTTGTTGCCGGCGTGGGCACGGGTGGAACGATAACGGGCGTGGGCGAGGGATTAAAAAAAAGAAAGCCCGGCGTGCGTATAGTGGCCGTGGAACCAAGCGATTCCGCCGTGCTTTCCGGCGAAAAGCCATGCCCGCATAAAATTCAGGGAATAGGAGCGGGCTTCGTTCCCGCAGCGCTTGATCTCTGCGTAGTGGACGAGATATTCAAGGTAACCAACGAGGAATCGGGATCCTTCGCGCGTCGTTTGGCGCGCGAGGAAGGGATACTGGCCGGAATATCGTCGGGCGCGGCGCTTTATGCCGCGGTGGAAGTAGCGCGTCGTCCCGAGAACGCCGGCAAAACAGTGGTGGTGTTGCTGCCGGATACCGGCGAAAGATATTTGTCGACGTGGCTGTTCGAGAAATAAAAAAAGATTTATTTTATATCCGGCTGCTTGCCTCTCCATTAAAGGGAGAATCCGATGAAAGACGAAAGAAAAACGTCGTCCGGCGAAGGCCTCGGCATAGTCGAGACAAAATACTTTGCCTTTAACGGACTTGAACTGGAATTCGGCCAAAAACTCTCCGAAGTAACCATCGCTTACGAGACCTACGGGCGGCTTAACGAAAATAAATCCAACGCCGTGCTCATAGCGCACGCTTTGACCGGCGACGCGCACGCGGCCGGCTGTCACGAGGGCGACGAAAGGCCCGGATGGTGGGACGAAATGATAGGTCCCGGCAAGGCGTTCGACACGGACAAATACTTCGTAATCTGCTCGAATGTTCTGGGCGGATGCAGGGGAACCACCGGTCCGTCGTCGATAAATTCCGAAACCGGCAAACCTTACGGCGCTTCGTTCCCGACGATAACCATTAAGGACATGGTATCCGCGCAGCTTCGGCTGACGGAACATCTGGGGATAGCCAAACTTCTGTCCGTCGCCGGCGGCTCGATGGGCGGAATGCAGACGCTCGAATGGCTCTCGTCTCATCCGGACAGGGTGCGTTCGGCCATTCCCATAGCCACTACGGCGAAGCATTCTCCTCAGCAGATAGCGTTTTCCGAAGTCGGCCGGCAGGCCGTAACGGCGGATCCCGACTGGCGGGGCGGGGACTACTACGGCGTGTCTTTTCCGTCGAGAGGGCTTGCGGTGGCCCGCATGGTCGGACATATAACTTATATGTCCGACGCGTCCATGGCCGAAAAATTCGGCCGGCGCGTGAAGACATCGCGTCCGGGATTTAAATTCGAGCCGGATTTCGAGGTCGAGGGCTATCTTAAATATCGCGGAGAGAGTTTTGTAAAACGTTTCGACGCCAACTCTTACCTCTATATAACCAAGGCGCTCGACTATTTTGATCCTGCCGGCGACCGGCCGCTCCACGAGGTCTTCAGCGGTCTTGCGGCCAAAGTTCTGGCCATATCGTTTAAGTCCGACTGGCTGTATCCGTCTTATCAGACGCAGGCGATAGTGCGGGCTCTTAAAATCGCCGGCGCCGACGTTACTTACTGCGAAATAGAATCCACGTACGGGCACGACGCGTTTCTTCTTGAGTTCAAGGAGGAAACCCGTCTTATAAAACATTTTCTGGAGCGCGTCCGGTCCGTGGGCGAACTGACAAAGGAATAAATATGACGAATACAAAAATAAATCCCGTTTACGACGCGGCTGTTTCGTGGGTGACCGAAAATTCGTCGGTGCTGGATTTGGGTTGCGGCGGCGGGGAATTATTGGAGCGCCTGTCGCGCGAAAAGCGCGCCAGGGTGACCGGAATCGAGATAGACGAGCAGGCGATATACAGTTGTGTGGCCAGAGGCCTGAGTGTTTTGCACGAGGATCTGGAGGCGGGTCTTAAGGACTTCGCGGATAAATCTTTCGATTACGTGATATTGCTCGACACATTCCAGCAGGTGCGTCGTCCCGCGGTGATTCTTGACGAAGCGCTGCGTGTCGGTAAAAAAGTCGTCGCCGGATTTCCGAATTTCGCAAATCTTAAATCGAGGATGCAGATATTTCTGGGAGGACGGGCGCCGGTCACGCCCGCTCTGCCGTACAAATGGCACGACACGCCGAACCTGCATTTTTTAAGCGCGCTCGATTTTGAGGACTATATCAAGGAAAAGAATATTACCGTCGAGAAAAGAGAATTTTTCACGGGCATACGCCGCGTGAGATACCTGCCTAATCTTTTCGGAGAGGAAGCCGTATATCTTTTGTCGGCAGGCAAACCCGAAAGAAACAAATAAAGCGCCCGTCATCTTCCGGTTAATTTGTCGGAGCGCTTTCTATCCGGATATTATTCTTTCCTGCCGGAGAGTTTCTTGAAACCATCGAGCACCGCGGCGGTAGCGTCGGCGGAAAACGAGACGCCTTTGCCGGGTTTATATTCGCCGTTTTCAAGATAAAAGTTCCGTATGTGAACGTACTTGCGGCCTTTGAAATCGGCCGAATAAACTTTGAGCTTGCCCTTATCCGTCTCTTCGAGAACTTCTTCGGCGTCGCCCTTACCTTCCGCTATTTTGCTCAGCGTTTCAATGATAACCGGCACGTGTTTGAACGAAATCCACGAACCTTTTTTAGTCGGGCTCGGTTCGGCGCCGTCGGCGAAGCTGGCGTAAAGCCGCACGTCTATTTTGTTGTTTTTCAGCACGGATATTCTTATTTCCTCCGTGTCATTTTTGCGGATTGTCGATACAAGCTCCGAGTTCATGAATATTCCGTTCTTATCGAAAGGCGCTGCCATTTTTAATCTCCGTGATTTCGGTCTCCGTCGAAAAAAGTATGTCGCGGGCCGCTTATTTTGTTGTTTTGATTATTGACGCAGTAATGCTTCCACCAGAGCTCTTGCGAAGTCCGGCGCGGCTTCGGGGCCGGCGGCGGTTATTACAGAGCCGTCTATCTCGACACGGTTACCCGTGTAAGTTCCGCGTTTGATCTCCTTTTTTACCGACGGAAACGCAGTCACTTTTTTGCCGTCGACCGCGCCGGATTTGTCGAGCGTGACGGTGGCAATGCAGATGGCGCCCAATATTTTGGCGCTTGACGCGAAGTGGCGCGCCAGAGCGTGCGCCGCCGGATTTTCCCAGAAAACCTCCGCGCCGGAACCGCCCACAAAAACGGCTCCCGCGTATTCCGACGGATTAATGTCCTGTATGAGGGCATCGGACTCCGTTCTCCCGCCGAGCATACCGGACAGCGTGCCCGTTTTCAGAGAAACCGTCACGACTTCCATCCCCGCCGCCTCGATTGCTTTCTTCGGCTCGAAATATTCCTCGTCGCGGAAGTTTATCGGAGCCGTAATCATAAGGACTTTTTTGGACATCCCCGCCGCCTTGGCCGCCGGCGTCGAAGGCGCTCCCGCTTTTGAACGGACTATTTTAACCGACTTCAGTATAATGTCGGTGGCGGGCGCGTCTCTTGGTCCCCGCGGCGCGCGGGCAATTTTATTTACAATGTCCTGCCCCTCCGCGACCTGTCCGAAAATCGTATGTTTTCCGTCGAGCCACGGAGTCGGCGTCTCCGTTATGAAGAATTGCGAGCCGTTGGTGGCCGGTCCGGAATTCGCCATAGCCAGCCGTCCCGGCCGGTCGAATTTAAGATCGGATATTTCGTCCTTGAAGCGGTAGCCCGGCCCGCCCGTTCCGGTGCCCAGGGGGCATCCGCCCTGAATCATAAACTCCGGAATAACTCTGTGAAATTTAAGGCCGTCATAGAAACGCCTTTTCGCCGACTGCCCCGTTTTTTGGTCGATGAATTCTTTCGTTCCCTCGGCAAGACCCGTGAAATTCTCGACCGTCAGGGGGGCTTTGTCCTCAAATAACTCCACGGTTATCTTTCCCATGGATGTCTCGAATATCGCTTTCATTTTTACGCCCTCTTTTGCGCCGGCTCCGGCGGTAAGCGCGAAAAATACCGCGGCCGCCGCCGCGCAGTTAATAAGTTTTTTCATGGCAACCTCCCGTATCGTTAACTCGAAACGATTATATCAAAGTCCTTCCGGCTTTTCAAATTATCCGATTGACTTATACGGCGATATAATGTAAAATTCCGTCTCACCATGGGCAAAATGTACGTAAGCTACAATATGCTATCCATATACGGGGACTGCCCCCGGAAATACAAGTTCCAGTATGTGGATGGTCTCGCCAAGCTTTATCGTCAGGAAAAACCTTATTTGTCGTTCGGAGAATCCCTTCACAAGGCATTGGAAGAGTTCTTCAAAAATCCGAATGCGGAGTCCAGAACCAAGGAAAATCTGCTCGGCATTCTGAGTCGGGTGTGGATAAAAAAAGGATTTTCCAGCGAGGACGAAGAAAAACAGTATCTTCGCGACGCCGAGCGGTATCTGGGCATATTCTTCGACACTCAGGACGTAAAAATAACGCCGTTTCGCGTCGAAGAATTCTTTCGCGTTCCTATGGAAGGTTTTTTTCTTACCGGAAGAATGGACCGCATAGACATTCTGCCGGGCACAAAAAACAAGCTTGAGATAATAGATTACAAAACCGGCAAGTATATGCCGACGCAGGAGACCTTTGATAAGGACCTCCAGATGTCGCTGTACGCGCTTGGGGCATTAAAGAAATATCCGGAGTACTCGCCGGAGAAAATTTCCGTTTATTATTTTCAGCACGGACAGAAACTCACCACGACTCGCACTCCCGAACAGCTTGCCGAAGTCGAGAGCGATCTTGAGGAGCGCGTCGCGGCTATCGCTTCGGATACTGATTATGAACCCAGAGAAACTCCGTTTTGCAGGAGCTGCGATTATCTTCTCATCTGTCCGTTGATGGGCGTATGTGCCACGGAAACCGCGGGAAAAACGCGTCTCGACGAACAGGCCGGGCAGCAGGCGCTTCTGGAAGAAGAACTTAAAAAAACCAAAGAACACTACGTTTCCATAACTCAGGACCTCTACGCGCTTCATAACTACTCGCTGGACATATCTTCCACGCTCGATTCTAAAATTTTGGCGCAGAAGATTTCCGCCGCGTTCAGGGGCATTGCGGCGGCGGCGCGCTCGGCGCTTTTTTTCTGGGACGTGGGCGAGGGAAAATTCATCCTGACCGATTCGCATAATCTGGATTTTTCAGAGGACTTCGCCGTAGAAGAAAATAAAATATTTTCATTTTCGGGCGGCTGCGATTTCGGTCTGAGCGCGTCCGACACTTTCTCGCGGGATAATCCGTTTTGCTCATTGTTCGGATCCACACACGGACTCAAAAACTACGTAGTCACTCCGCTTGTGACAAAAGACAAAGTTTTCGGGTTGATGGCGCTGGCCGATCTGGCCGGCTCGCGGCGACCGACCAATAAACATCTTCAGACGGTACTGACGTCCCTGGCCGACCAGGCGGCCGTAGCCATATACAATTCGTCGCTTTACAGATACGCCATTTACGACGGGCTGACCAAACTATTTCGCGGCAGTCATTTTCAGGAGCGGCTCAAAATAGAAATGGCCCGCGCCCGCCGCACCGGCGAAAAACTTACTCTGGTGATGTGTGACCTCGATAATTTCAAAAAAATAAACGACACCTACGGACACATCGAAGGCGACAGAATACTCAGGGAATTCGGCAGGACGGTCAGAGTCAAGACCCGCGCCACGGACATTTGCGGCCGATACGGCGGCGAAGAATTCGCCGTGCTGCTGCCGTCCACGGACGTGTCGGGCGCGGTCAATGTAGCCGAAAATATCAGGGCGCACGCGGAATCTTCCATAAAAACGTCCGACGGTAAACCGGTGACGGCGAGTTTCGGCGTAGCCGCCTGGGACGTTTCAATGAACAATCCGTCCGACTTTGTGCATAAGTCAGACGAAGCGCTTTACAAGGCCAAACAGAGCGGCAAAAACCGGGTGGTGTTCGTCTGATGAAATTTATAAAGACGCTCGCGGCCCTGGCCCTTGCGCCCGTCGTCGCCGCTGCCGTTTACACTTATGCGCGTTTTCTGTATAACTTTGCCTCGGAGTCGATACTGGTTTACCGGAGTTTCTGGGCGGCTCTTGCGTTGTATCCGGTTTTTCAGAAATTTGTCGCGCGGCCGGCAAAAGTTTACATATTCGAACACGAGATGACTCACGCGCTTTTTGCCGTCCTTACGGGCAG
Protein-coding sequences here:
- the cysK gene encoding cysteine synthase A; the encoded protein is MLRIYDDITKTVGNTPLVRINRIASGAAATVLAKLESFNPLSSVKDRIGVSMIDDAEQRGILKEGAVIVEPTSGNTGIALAFVAAARGYRLILTMPDTMSVERRQLLKIFGAELVLTEGTKGMRGAVEKAEEIARSIPGSFLPQQFNNKSNPAIHRATTAEEIWRDTGGAVDIFVAGVGTGGTITGVGEGLKKRKPGVRIVAVEPSDSAVLSGEKPCPHKIQGIGAGFVPAALDLCVVDEIFKVTNEESGSFARRLAREEGILAGISSGAALYAAVEVARRPENAGKTVVVLLPDTGERYLSTWLFEK
- a CDS encoding homoserine O-acetyltransferase — its product is MKDERKTSSGEGLGIVETKYFAFNGLELEFGQKLSEVTIAYETYGRLNENKSNAVLIAHALTGDAHAAGCHEGDERPGWWDEMIGPGKAFDTDKYFVICSNVLGGCRGTTGPSSINSETGKPYGASFPTITIKDMVSAQLRLTEHLGIAKLLSVAGGSMGGMQTLEWLSSHPDRVRSAIPIATTAKHSPQQIAFSEVGRQAVTADPDWRGGDYYGVSFPSRGLAVARMVGHITYMSDASMAEKFGRRVKTSRPGFKFEPDFEVEGYLKYRGESFVKRFDANSYLYITKALDYFDPAGDRPLHEVFSGLAAKVLAISFKSDWLYPSYQTQAIVRALKIAGADVTYCEIESTYGHDAFLLEFKEETRLIKHFLERVRSVGELTKE
- the metW gene encoding methionine biosynthesis protein MetW: MTNTKINPVYDAAVSWVTENSSVLDLGCGGGELLERLSREKRARVTGIEIDEQAIYSCVARGLSVLHEDLEAGLKDFADKSFDYVILLDTFQQVRRPAVILDEALRVGKKVVAGFPNFANLKSRMQIFLGGRAPVTPALPYKWHDTPNLHFLSALDFEDYIKEKNITVEKREFFTGIRRVRYLPNLFGEEAVYLLSAGKPERNK